One Kitasatospora sp. NBC_01266 genomic window carries:
- the mihF gene encoding integration host factor, actinobacterial type — MALPPLTPEQRAAALAKAAEARRERAEVKNRLKHSGASLHEVIKAGKADNEVIGKMKVSALLESLPGVGKVRAKQIMERLGISESRRVRGLGTNQIASLEREFGGTPS; from the coding sequence GTGGCTCTTCCGCCCCTTACCCCTGAACAGCGCGCGGCCGCGCTGGCCAAGGCCGCCGAGGCTCGCCGGGAGCGCGCCGAGGTGAAGAACCGGCTCAAGCACTCGGGCGCCTCCCTGCACGAGGTGATCAAGGCCGGCAAGGCCGACAACGAGGTCATCGGCAAGATGAAGGTCTCCGCGCTGCTGGAGAGCCTCCCGGGCGTCGGCAAGGTCCGCGCCAAGCAGATCATGGAGCGCCTCGGCATCAGTGAGAGCCGTCGGGTTCGCGGCCTCGGCACGAACCAGATCGCCTCGCTGGAGCGCGAGTTCGGCGGCACGCCGTCCTGA
- a CDS encoding quinone-dependent dihydroorotate dehydrogenase produces the protein MYKLLFNLVFRKMDPEKAHHLAFFWIRLAASVPGLRQLVALVLAPRDQALRTNALGLDLPGPFGLGAGFDKNAVGIDGLAMLGFDYVEIGTVTGEPQPGNPAPRLFRLVEDRALINRMGFNNQGSARIAARLAQRQRGSLSPVVGVNIGKTKVVEEADAVADYVKSTERLAGYADYLVVNVSSPNTPGLRNLQAVSHLGPLLSAVREAADRSCTHHVPLLVKIAPDLADEDVDAVADLALELGLDGIIATNTTIGRAGLLAPAARVEQIGMGGLSGAPLKDRSLEVLKRLRKRTEGRLVLVSVGGIETAEDAWQRILAGADLVQGYTGFIYEGPFWMRRVHQGLGRRLRRAGFSSIAQAVGSGV, from the coding sequence GTGTACAAGCTGCTTTTCAATCTGGTCTTCCGGAAGATGGATCCCGAGAAGGCCCACCACCTGGCGTTCTTCTGGATCCGGCTGGCCGCCTCGGTGCCGGGCCTGCGGCAGTTGGTCGCCCTGGTGCTCGCGCCGCGGGACCAGGCGCTGCGCACCAACGCGCTCGGCCTGGACCTGCCGGGCCCGTTCGGGCTCGGCGCGGGCTTCGACAAGAACGCGGTCGGGATCGACGGTCTGGCGATGCTCGGCTTCGACTACGTGGAGATCGGCACGGTCACCGGTGAGCCGCAGCCCGGCAATCCGGCACCGCGCCTGTTCCGGCTGGTCGAGGACCGGGCGCTGATCAACCGGATGGGCTTCAACAACCAGGGCTCGGCCCGGATCGCGGCCCGCCTGGCGCAGCGCCAGCGCGGCTCGCTGTCACCGGTGGTCGGGGTGAACATCGGCAAGACCAAGGTGGTCGAGGAGGCCGACGCGGTCGCCGACTACGTCAAGAGCACCGAGCGGCTGGCCGGGTACGCGGACTACCTGGTGGTGAACGTCTCCTCGCCGAACACCCCGGGGCTGCGCAACCTGCAGGCCGTCTCGCACCTGGGCCCGCTGCTCAGCGCGGTCCGCGAGGCCGCCGACCGGAGCTGCACGCACCATGTGCCGCTGCTGGTGAAGATCGCGCCCGACCTGGCCGACGAGGACGTCGACGCGGTCGCCGACCTGGCGCTGGAGCTGGGCCTGGACGGCATCATCGCCACCAACACCACGATCGGGCGCGCGGGGCTGCTGGCCCCGGCCGCGCGGGTCGAGCAGATCGGCATGGGCGGGCTCTCCGGGGCGCCGCTGAAGGACCGCTCGCTGGAGGTGCTCAAGCGGCTGCGCAAGCGCACCGAGGGGCGCCTGGTGCTGGTCTCGGTCGGCGGGATCGAGACGGCCGAGGACGCCTGGCAGCGGATCCTGGCCGGCGCCGACCTGGTGCAGGGGTACACCGGCTTCATCTACGAGGGGCCGTTCTGGATGCGCCGGGTGCACCAGGGGCTGGGCCGGCGGCTGCGGCGGGCGGGCTTCAGCAGCATCGCGCAGGCCGTGGGCTCGGGCGTCTGA
- the rpoZ gene encoding DNA-directed RNA polymerase subunit omega: MSSSMTAPEGIINPPIDELLEATDSKYSLVIYAAKRARQINAYYSQLGEGLLEYVGPLVDTHVHEKPLSIALREINAGMLTAEAVDAA, translated from the coding sequence GTGTCCTCTTCCATGACCGCGCCCGAGGGCATCATCAACCCGCCGATCGACGAGCTGCTTGAGGCCACGGACTCGAAGTACAGCCTGGTGATCTACGCCGCCAAGCGCGCGCGTCAGATCAACGCGTACTACTCGCAGCTCGGTGAGGGTCTGCTTGAGTACGTCGGTCCGCTGGTCGACACCCACGTGCACGAGAAGCCGCTGTCGATCGCGCTGCGCGAGATCAACGCCGGCATGCTGACCGCCGAGGCCGTTGACGCCGCCTGA
- a CDS encoding dihydroorotate dehydrogenase electron transfer subunit codes for MANPLQLRAEVLANHPEGACHRLVLHAPGVPQRVRPGHFATLAVGGADCALPLRRAFSIHRVDPAAETVELVIAARGAGSRLLAAARVGERVDLIAPLGTPFPLPDGPVSALLVAGGHRAAPLFALGAEIQRRGGRVGFILGAATAERLYGVEQARALTPDVLLLTEDGSLGLTGRASDPLAEAIQAIEAGVVYACGPMDMLRRVTEIAAEQAVRAHTAVEAAMACGTGICMTCVLPVVGQDGRSRFVRACVDGPVFEGARVRWADIGTVPADLEGAAAMSGAVPGAVFGATGGQG; via the coding sequence ATGGCCAACCCCTTGCAGCTGCGGGCCGAGGTGCTCGCCAATCACCCGGAAGGGGCGTGCCACCGCCTGGTGCTGCACGCCCCGGGCGTGCCGCAGCGGGTACGGCCCGGGCACTTCGCCACCCTGGCGGTGGGCGGGGCCGACTGCGCCCTGCCGCTGCGCCGGGCCTTCTCGATCCACCGGGTCGACCCGGCGGCGGAGACCGTCGAGCTGGTGATCGCCGCCCGGGGCGCCGGCAGCCGCCTGTTGGCCGCCGCCCGGGTCGGCGAGCGGGTCGATCTGATCGCCCCGCTCGGCACGCCCTTCCCGCTGCCGGACGGCCCGGTCAGCGCGCTGCTGGTGGCCGGCGGCCACCGCGCCGCGCCGCTCTTCGCGCTCGGCGCCGAGATCCAGCGGCGCGGCGGGCGGGTCGGCTTCATCCTGGGCGCCGCCACCGCCGAGCGGCTCTACGGGGTCGAGCAGGCCCGCGCGCTCACCCCGGACGTGCTGCTGCTCACCGAGGACGGCTCGCTCGGCCTGACCGGCCGGGCCAGTGACCCGCTGGCCGAGGCGATCCAGGCGATCGAGGCCGGCGTGGTCTACGCCTGCGGGCCGATGGACATGCTGCGGCGGGTCACCGAGATCGCCGCCGAGCAGGCGGTGCGCGCCCACACCGCGGTCGAGGCGGCGATGGCCTGCGGCACCGGGATCTGCATGACCTGCGTGCTGCCGGTGGTCGGCCAGGACGGCCGCAGCCGCTTCGTGCGGGCCTGCGTCGACGGGCCGGTCTTCGAGGGCGCCCGGGTGCGCTGGGCGGACATCGGGACGGTTCCCGCCGACCTGGAAGGCGCCGCCGCGATGAGCGGTGCGGTGCCCGGTGCGGTCTTTGGCGCGACGGGAGGGCAGGGCTGA
- the pyrF gene encoding orotidine-5'-phosphate decarboxylase — protein sequence MTLAPFGTRLRQAMDDRGQLCVGIDPHAALLSAWGLGDDLAGLETFSRTVVEALADRVAVLKPQAAFFERFGSKGVAVLERTVAEARAAGALVLMDAKRGDIGSTMAAYAEAFLRPDSPLFSDALTVSPYLGFGSLRPALDLAREHGCGIFALALTSNPEGFEVQRALGADGVSVAQQVLRHLAAENAGAEPLGSFGAVVGATLADAGVDLAINGPLLAPGIGAQGATMADLPRVFGAAVPDVVPSVSRDVLKHGPSVSTLREAAQRFVEDVRAVTLA from the coding sequence ATGACTCTCGCCCCCTTCGGCACCCGGCTGCGCCAGGCCATGGACGACCGCGGCCAGCTCTGCGTGGGCATCGACCCGCACGCCGCCCTGCTCTCCGCCTGGGGCCTGGGCGACGACCTGGCCGGCCTGGAGACCTTCAGCCGCACCGTGGTCGAGGCGCTCGCCGACCGGGTGGCCGTGCTCAAGCCGCAGGCCGCCTTCTTCGAGCGGTTCGGCAGCAAGGGCGTCGCCGTCCTGGAGCGGACCGTCGCCGAGGCCCGCGCGGCCGGCGCGCTGGTGCTGATGGACGCCAAGCGCGGCGACATCGGCTCCACCATGGCCGCCTACGCCGAGGCCTTCCTGCGGCCCGACAGCCCGCTCTTCTCCGACGCCCTCACGGTCAGCCCCTACCTCGGCTTCGGTTCGCTGCGCCCGGCGCTCGACCTGGCCCGCGAGCACGGCTGCGGGATCTTCGCGCTCGCCCTCACCTCCAACCCGGAGGGCTTCGAGGTGCAGCGCGCGCTCGGCGCCGACGGGGTGAGCGTGGCCCAGCAGGTGCTGCGCCACCTGGCGGCCGAGAACGCCGGCGCCGAGCCGCTCGGCTCCTTCGGCGCGGTGGTCGGCGCGACGCTGGCCGACGCGGGCGTGGACCTGGCGATCAACGGCCCGCTGCTGGCCCCCGGGATCGGCGCCCAGGGCGCGACCATGGCGGACCTGCCCCGGGTCTTCGGAGCGGCCGTACCTGACGTGGTACCGAGCGTCAGTCGAGATGTGCTCAAGCACGGACCCTCGGTCAGCACGCTGCGGGAGGCCGCGCAGCGCTTCGTCGAGGATGTGAGGGCTGTCACACTCGCTTGA
- a CDS encoding dihydroorotate dehydrogenase — MDPQDVDLSAPLGALTLPNPLSTASGCAGYGRELARFVPLDELGTVTTKTIMPYPRAGEATPRMAETPAGMLNSIGLQGSGIEHFVRHELPWLAERGARVLVSIAGQRLEEFTETAERLTGQPGLVGLELNISCPNLADRGLVFGRNPATSYDVVRAVRQVADPELPVYAKLSPDVTSITEIAAACAYAGADGLSMINTALGLAVDLDTMRPALAAGAGGLSGPALRPIAVRCVYEVHAAMLAGRIPQVPILGMGGIRSGRDALEFTLAGASGVAVGTALFRDPAAPRRILAELRAELAARGFAKYTDAVGFAHRPALRPERTS; from the coding sequence ATGGACCCGCAGGACGTCGACCTCAGCGCCCCGCTCGGCGCGCTCACCCTGCCCAACCCGCTCAGCACCGCCTCCGGTTGCGCGGGCTACGGGCGCGAGCTGGCCAGGTTCGTGCCGCTGGACGAGCTGGGCACCGTCACCACCAAGACGATCATGCCCTACCCGCGGGCCGGTGAGGCCACCCCGCGGATGGCCGAGACCCCCGCCGGGATGCTCAACTCGATCGGGCTGCAGGGCTCGGGGATCGAGCACTTCGTCCGGCACGAGCTGCCCTGGCTGGCCGAGCGCGGCGCCCGGGTGCTGGTCTCGATCGCCGGGCAGCGCCTGGAGGAGTTCACCGAGACCGCCGAGCGGCTGACCGGGCAGCCCGGCCTGGTCGGCCTGGAACTCAACATCTCCTGCCCCAACCTGGCCGATCGCGGCCTGGTCTTCGGCCGCAACCCCGCCACCTCCTACGACGTGGTGCGCGCCGTGCGCCAGGTCGCCGACCCCGAACTGCCGGTCTACGCCAAGCTCTCGCCCGACGTGACCTCGATCACCGAGATCGCCGCCGCCTGCGCGTACGCCGGGGCCGACGGCCTGTCGATGATCAACACCGCCCTCGGCCTGGCCGTCGACCTGGACACCATGCGCCCCGCGCTGGCGGCCGGCGCCGGCGGGCTCTCCGGGCCCGCGCTGCGCCCGATCGCGGTGCGCTGCGTCTACGAGGTGCACGCCGCGATGCTCGCCGGGCGGATCCCGCAGGTGCCGATCCTCGGCATGGGCGGCATCCGCAGCGGGCGGGACGCGCTGGAGTTCACCCTGGCCGGGGCGAGCGGGGTGGCGGTGGGCACCGCGCTCTTCCGCGACCCGGCCGCGCCGCGGCGGATCCTCGCCGAACTGCGCGCCGAACTGGCCGCCCGTGGCTTCGCCAAGTACACCGACGCGGTGGGGTTCGCCCACCGTCCCGCTCTCCGTCCGGAAAGGACCTCATGA
- the gmk gene encoding guanylate kinase, with protein sequence MSERPRLTVLSGPSGVGKSTVVAHLRQQHPEVWLSVSATTRHPRPGEKDGVHYHFVDSDEFDKLIANGELLESAVFAGNRYGTPRAAVEQKLERGEPVLLEIDLQGARQVRQSMPEAQLVFLAPPSWEELVRRLTGRGTEPQEVIDERLAAAKIELAAEPEFDTTLVNTSVEQVAAELLALLGVN encoded by the coding sequence ATGAGTGAACGTCCGCGGCTGACCGTGCTCTCCGGCCCCTCGGGGGTCGGCAAGAGCACGGTCGTCGCTCATCTGAGGCAGCAGCACCCCGAAGTCTGGCTCTCGGTGTCGGCCACCACCCGGCATCCGCGACCCGGCGAGAAGGACGGGGTCCATTACCACTTCGTCGACAGCGACGAGTTCGACAAGCTGATCGCCAACGGCGAGCTGCTGGAGTCGGCCGTCTTCGCCGGCAACCGGTACGGCACCCCGCGCGCGGCGGTCGAGCAGAAGCTGGAGCGCGGCGAGCCCGTGCTGCTGGAGATCGACCTGCAGGGCGCCCGTCAGGTGCGCCAGTCGATGCCCGAGGCGCAGCTGGTCTTCCTGGCCCCGCCGAGCTGGGAGGAACTGGTCCGCCGGCTCACCGGGCGCGGCACCGAGCCGCAGGAGGTCATCGACGAGCGGCTGGCCGCCGCGAAGATCGAGTTGGCCGCCGAGCCGGAGTTCGACACCACGCTGGTGAACACCTCGGTCGAGCAGGTGGCGGCCGAGCTGCTAGCCTTGCTCGGTGTAAACTGA